A single window of Falco peregrinus isolate bFalPer1 chromosome 11, bFalPer1.pri, whole genome shotgun sequence DNA harbors:
- the LOC129785325 gene encoding translation initiation factor IF-2-like: MRLLPRPEVKRNVDVGALSSGLGSRPAAEPCERAAPTARRPPRPRGSVPAASAPPPPAAAASSLCPALRAGGSATAGAEVVRAAGEPSPLPPKVTGTDARTPGSYTALACAGPHARGSKGHAEILVPLGSPTPPSPGRPRPGKRPARFPRRTSTIASKPEEADPRHEEYMEVGRCGVRRLAYQMQKYLVRINIYIPLTYSRLPGVTFFYVLHPLSLPLLHSVLEFCTNTYELFFEGKIRERGRRRRKTG, translated from the exons ATGAGGTTACTGCCCCGGCCCgaagtgaaaagaaatgtgGACGTTGGTGCCCTG agCTCTGGCCTCGGCAGTCGGCCGGCAGCAGAGCCGTGCGAGCGGGCCGCCCccaccgcccgccgcccgccgcggccccggggctcGGTCCCTGCCgcctccgccccgccgcccccggcggCCGCAGCGAGCAGCCTCTGCCCGGCACTGCGCGCCGGGGGGAGCGCGACAGCGGGGGCTGAAGTggtgagagcagctggggagccttccccgctccccccgAAAGTCACGGGCACAGATGCACGCACACCGGGCAGCTACACGGCACTGGCGTGCGCGGGTCCACACGCCCGTGGAAGTAAAGGGCACGCAGAGATTCTGGTGCCCCTCggctcccccacccctccatcccctggGAGACCACGTCCCGGGAAGCGGCCTGCGCGTTTCCCCCGGAGGACCTCGACGATCGCGTCGAAGCCCGAGGAGGCAGATCCGCGCCACGAG GAGTACATGGAGGTGGGCAGATGCGGAGTCCGACGCCTTGCCTACcagatgcagaaatatttgGTGAGAATAAACATATACATACCGCTCACATATTCGAGGCTACCTggtgttacatttttttatgtaCTGCACCcactttctctccctctcctccacaGCGTGCTCGAGTTTTGCACAAACACATACGAGCTTTTCTTTGAGGGGAAAATtagggaaagagggagaaggaggcGAAAGACTGGGTAA
- the SIX3 gene encoding homeobox protein SIX3, which produces MVFRSPLELYPTHFFLPNFAADPHHRSLLLASGGGGGGSGSGSGCSPGAGGGGGGSSRAPHEELSMFQLPTLNFSPEQVASVCETLEETGDIERLGRFLWSLPVAPGACEAINKHESILRARAVVAFHTGNFRDLYHILENHKFTKESHGKLQAMWLEAHYQEAEKLRGRPLGPVDKYRVRKKFPLPRTIWDGEQKTHCFKERTRSLLREWYLQDPYPNPSKKRELAQATGLTPTQVGNWFKNRRQRDRAAAAKNRLQHQAIGQSGMRSLAEPGCPTHSSAESPSTAASPTTSVSSLTERAETGTSILSVTSSDSECDV; this is translated from the exons ATGGTGTTCAGGTCCCCGCTAGAGCTTTATCCCACCCATTTCTTCTTGCCAAACTTCGCCGCCGACCCGCACCACCGCTCCCTCCTTCTCgccagcggcggcggcggcggcggcagcggcagcggctCGGGCTGCAGCCCCGGTGCCGGCGGCGGTGGAGGCGGCAGCTCCCGGGCACCCCACGAAGAGTTGTCAATGTTTCAGCTGCCCACACTCAACTTCTCCCCGGAGCAAGTGGCCAGCGTCTGCGAGACGCTGGAGGAGACTGGAGACATAGAGAGGCTGGGGAGGTTCCTCTGGTCGCTGCCGGTGGCGCCGGGGGCATGCGAGGCCATCAACAAGCACGAGTCCATCCTCCGCGCCCGGGCAGTGGTGGCCTTCCACACGGGCAACTTCCGAGACCTCTACCACATCCTGGAGAACCACAAATTCACCAAGGAGTCCCACGGCAAGTTGCAGGCCATGTGGCTCGAAGCGCACTACCAGGAGGCCGAGAAGCTAAGGGGTCGCCCGCTGGGGCCGGTTGATAAATACAGGGTGAGGAAGAAGTTTCCGCTGCCCAGGACCATTTGGGATGGCGAGCAGAAGACGCACTGCTTCAAGGAGAGGACTCGCagcctcctgagggagtggtACCTGCAGGACCCTTACCCCAACCCCAGCAAGAAAAGGGAACTGGCTCAGGCCACGGGGCTCACCCCCACGCAAGTAGGCAACTGGTTCAAAAACCGAAGGCAAAGAGACAGAGCGGCGGCGGCTAAGAACAG GCTCCAGCACCAGGCGATAGGACAGAGCGGCATGCGGTCGCTGGCAGAGCCCGGCTGCCCGACACACAGCTCGGCCGAGTCTCCGTCCACGGCGGCCAGCCCGACCACCAGCGTCTCCAGTTTGACAGAAAGAGCCGAGACGGGCACCTCCATCCTCTCGGTAACCTCCAGCGACTCGGAATGTGATGTATGA